In Mytilus edulis chromosome 4, xbMytEdul2.2, whole genome shotgun sequence, the following proteins share a genomic window:
- the LOC139521553 gene encoding uncharacterized protein, with product MKWNLPERRITWAELWRMEPFRISFMLRSVYDTLPFPSNLHQWGLIEEPSCKLCGERGTMAHILSGCKVDLTRGRYRWRHDKVLKHLAEILDIERKNKRPSKTEAKQIRFVREGDTGHATKSQQHFILDKGGEWNMRADIGKKLVFPECVHTTLRPDIVVWSQSSKMIVAIELTVPWE from the coding sequence ATGAAGTGGAACTTGCCAGAAAGAAGGATAACATGGGCAGAGTTATGGAGGATGGAACCATTCAGAATTTCATTCATGCTTAGGTCAGTGTACGATACACTTCCTTTCCCTTCAAACTTACACCAGTGGGGACTGATAGAAGAACCAAGCTGCAAGTTATGTGGTGAAAGAGGTACTATGGCACATATACTTTCAGGCTGCAAGGTTGATCTGACACGGGGAAGGTATCGATGGCGGCACGACAAGGTCCTAAAACATCTAGCAGAGATCCTTGatattgagagaaaaaacaaGAGACCATCAAAAACAGAGGCAAAGCAGATCAGATTCGTTAGAGAGGGAGATACGGGACATGCAACAAAGTCACAACAGCACTTCATCTTGGACAAGGGCGGTGAATGGAACATGAGAGCTGACATTGGAAAGAAGCTTGTGTTTCCAGAATGCGTACATACAACCCTACGCCCAGACATTGTAGTTTGGTCACAGTCGTCAAAGATGATAGTTGCAATAGAACTGACAGTTCCTTGGGAATAG
- the LOC139520624 gene encoding carbohydrate sulfotransferase 15-like — MVYGRCCTQQIVKILLKWLVRPRTTASTLYVVAVVCVLGTMLMSLSQIFHVHTTTSPPAHHWSIHFLSDTGIHGTNYTNTTERNETKFIWTHPEIDLLHKKPFQLLKKYKNPCWHEPLYTTNVYQNNKYSLLSPNVRSTIIRLMTEWSTRLTRDQIPQRLRCLPYFFIIGQPKCGSTDLFRRIIQHPDVVSPPIKELHWWSRNRMGKRLNYTDIIPLSDYIDMFDQTAVQIERRGDDAKHQIVTGEASVSVMWENDDWWHLPENIGQDEPLYTNADYMKHFLPDLKVIIILRNPSERLFSDYLYFNPTANKSLEDFHNRVNFSVQLYENCFNNHSIRHCLYNYTIGMASQVRLRIGVYSVYLKDWLKLYPREQFLVLTLNEYSGKMLKTMKKVFKFLKLRPLSKEQSVAMKKLKRQNKRKFKDKKLGAMMNKTKEMLETFYGQFDRELSEILGYEFSWESTEEHNNSYIKNAPVIDDNDYL; from the exons ATGGTATATGGCCGATGTTGTACTCAACAGATTGTTAAAATACTACTAAAATGGCTAGTCCGACCTCGAACAACAGCCTCGACTCTATACGTGGTTGCTGTTGTATGTGTGCTGGGAACAATGTTAATGTCACTTTCTCAAATATTCCATGTTCATACGACAACTTCACCACCTGCTCACCACTGGTCAATTCACTTTCTGTCAGACACGGGAATTCATGGCACGAACTATACCAACACCACAGAAAGAAACGAAACAAAGTTCATTTGGACACATCCAGAAATAGACCTATTACACAAG AAACCATTCCAATTGTTAAAAAAGTACAAGAATCCATGTTGGCATGAACCTTTATACACCACGAATGTTTATCAGAACAATAAATACAGTTTACTGTCACCAAATGTTCGTAGCACCATCATTCGTTTGATGACCGAATGGAGCACACGACTTACAAGGGACCAAATACCTCAAAGACTAAGATGTTTACCGTATTTCTTTATAATTGGACAGCCAAAATGTGGAAGTACTGATTTATTTAGGAGAATTATACAGCATCCTGATGTAGTCTCTCCTCCGATTAAAGAACTTCACTGGTGGTCCAGAAACCGAATGG GTAAAAGACTGAACTACACCGATATCATTCCCTTGTCAGACTATATAGACATGTTTGATCAGACAGCAGTTCAGATAGAGAGAAGAGGTGACGATGCCAAACATCAGATTGTTACAG GTGAAGCCAGTGTTTCAGTGATGTGGGAGAATGATGATTGGTGGCATCTGCCTGAAAATATAGGACAAGATGAACCACTGTACACAAACGCAGATTATATGAAACATTTTCTTCCTGATTTGAAAGTTATAATTATTTTGCGAAACCCATCAGAAAG GTTGTTTTCAGATTACCTTTACTTTAATCCCACAGCTAATAAGTCATTAGAAGATTTCCACAACAGAGTCAACTTTTCTGTGCAgctttatgaaaattgttttaataaCCATTCCATACGCCACTGTCTTTATAACTACACAATAGGCATGGCATCACAG GTACGACTTAGGATAGGAGTTTATAGCGTTTATTTAAAGGACTGGTTGAAATTATATCCACGAGAACAGTTTCTTGTTCTTACGTTGAATGAGTACTCTGGAAAAATGCTAAAAACCATGAAGAAAGTGTTCAAGTTTCTGAAACTCC GACCTCTTTCGAAAGAGCAATCTGTAGCAATGAAAAAGCTGAAAAGGCagaataaaagaaaatttaaagataaaaaactGGGAGCTATGATGAACAAAACCAAAGAAATGCTTGAGACATTTTATGGACAGTTTGATAGAGAATTATCAGAAATCCTTGGCTATGAGTTTTCCTGGGAAAGTACGGAAGAGCATAATAACAGTTACATCAAAAATGCTCCTGTCATTGATGATAATGATTATTTGTGA